A window of the Bacteroides thetaiotaomicron VPI-5482 genome harbors these coding sequences:
- the serB gene encoding phosphoserine phosphatase SerB has product MQPSNTELILIRVTGEDRPGLTASVTEILAKYDATILDIGQADIHNTLSLGILFRSEERHSGFIMKELLFKASSLGVTIRFEPIGTDQYENWVGMQGKNRYILTVLGRKLSARQISAATRVLAEQDLNIDAIKRLTGRIPLDEDKTDTRTRACIEFSVRGTPKDRIAMQERLMQLASEQEMDFSFQQDNMYRRMRRLICFDMDSTLIETEVIDELAIRAGVGDEVKAITESAMRGEIDFTESFTRRVALLKGLDESVMQEIAESLPITEGVDRLMYVLKKYGYKIAILSGGFTYFGQYLQKKYGIDYVYANELEIVDGKLTGRYLGDVVDGKRKAELLRLIAQVEKVDIAQTIAVGDGANDLPMLGIAGLGIAFHAKPKVVANAKQSINTIGLDGVLYFLGFKDSYLNM; this is encoded by the coding sequence ATGCAACCATCAAATACTGAATTGATTCTGATTCGAGTTACCGGCGAAGATCGCCCGGGACTTACCGCTTCCGTAACTGAAATACTTGCCAAGTATGACGCTACTATCCTTGATATCGGACAGGCGGACATCCATAATACTTTGTCGTTAGGCATCCTTTTCAGAAGCGAAGAAAGGCATTCCGGATTCATTATGAAGGAGCTGCTGTTTAAGGCATCTTCATTGGGAGTAACCATTCGTTTCGAACCGATAGGAACCGATCAGTATGAGAACTGGGTAGGTATGCAGGGGAAAAACCGCTATATACTGACGGTATTGGGCCGCAAACTGTCCGCTCGCCAGATCTCTGCCGCTACCCGCGTACTAGCAGAACAAGACTTAAACATTGATGCCATCAAACGTCTGACGGGGCGTATCCCTTTGGATGAGGACAAAACGGATACCCGTACCCGTGCCTGTATCGAGTTCTCCGTACGCGGTACCCCGAAAGACCGTATCGCCATGCAGGAGCGACTGATGCAGCTGGCTAGCGAACAGGAGATGGACTTTTCTTTCCAGCAAGATAATATGTACCGCCGTATGCGTCGTCTGATCTGTTTCGATATGGATTCTACCTTGATCGAAACTGAGGTAATCGACGAGCTGGCTATCCGTGCAGGTGTAGGTGATGAAGTAAAGGCCATTACAGAAAGCGCCATGCGTGGAGAAATAGACTTTACAGAAAGCTTCACACGTCGTGTAGCCTTGTTAAAAGGACTGGATGAATCAGTCATGCAGGAAATAGCAGAAAGCCTTCCTATTACGGAAGGAGTAGACCGCCTGATGTATGTACTGAAAAAATATGGATACAAAATTGCTATTCTTTCCGGAGGATTCACCTATTTCGGTCAGTATCTGCAAAAGAAATACGGCATAGATTACGTATATGCGAACGAATTGGAAATTGTAGACGGCAAATTAACCGGACGCTATCTGGGAGACGTAGTAGACGGCAAACGAAAAGCCGAACTCCTCCGTCTGATCGCTCAGGTAGAGAAGGTTGATATTGCTCAGACGATAGCCGTTGGAGACGGTGCCAACGACCTTCCTATGCTGGGAATCGCCGGACTGGGAATCGCCTTCCACGCAAAGCCCAAAGTAGTGGCAAATGCCAAACAATCCATCAATACCATCGGGCTTGACGGAGTGCTCTATTTCCTGGGATTCAAAGATTCTTATTTGAATATGTAA
- a CDS encoding thioredoxin family protein: MNSYVKWIFVVLLICSLTAFVEKDKPTGGLSEGDVAPDFKIESASNGQPAFKLGNLKGKYVLLSFWASYDAQSRMQNVSLSNVLRSSRNVEMVSVSFDEYQSIFKETVRKDQIVTPTCFVETEGEDSRLFKKYRLNRGFTNYLLDGNGVIIAKNISAADLSAYVSEIG; the protein is encoded by the coding sequence ATGAATTCTTATGTAAAATGGATTTTTGTTGTATTACTGATTTGTTCCTTGACCGCTTTCGTTGAGAAAGACAAACCTACCGGAGGTTTGAGTGAGGGTGACGTAGCCCCTGATTTTAAAATCGAATCTGCGTCGAATGGGCAACCGGCTTTTAAGTTGGGTAATTTGAAAGGTAAATATGTGTTGCTTAGTTTTTGGGCAAGTTATGACGCGCAATCCCGGATGCAAAACGTAAGTTTGAGCAATGTGCTTCGTTCTTCCCGTAATGTGGAAATGGTTTCTGTTTCGTTTGACGAATACCAGTCAATCTTTAAGGAAACCGTTCGTAAGGACCAAATAGTTACGCCCACTTGTTTCGTGGAAACAGAAGGCGAGGACTCCAGATTATTTAAAAAGTACCGTTTGAATCGGGGGTTCACAAACTATTTATTGGATGGAAATGGTGTGATTATAGCCAAAAACATCTCTGCTGCAGATCTTTCTGCTTATGTAAGTGAGATTGGTTGA